A window of Salmo trutta chromosome 5, fSalTru1.1, whole genome shotgun sequence contains these coding sequences:
- the LOC115194271 gene encoding arf-GAP domain and FG repeat-containing protein 2 isoform X2 — MSNRKHRDSQEICARKVRELAQAGVNKHCFECSQPGVTYIDITVGCFVCTSCSGMLRGLNPPHRVKSISMTTFSQQEVEFLQNHGNEVGRRTWLCAFDPKTEGCFDTRDSQKLKEFLQDKYEKKKWHFSKNKNRREVEGPWSPPGVQALPISHGPTPSQAQSHAMPPSARLLRTLPLLQSQLSSWGDRVPAISPADMRADVFTARAPSRSQSFRDPPMKDSLLSGIERQRPGSLSSAMGTHSHAPSFPALPRPSGRTVASSGGSAPFRAFPKSLSVDFGGLSQPHSRSAVSVAPPAPGPNTHTNHQDRYAALSQLNSVFPDTSPGPGTGAGPGLTVPPGGLRQYNTHFGKRLSSSSTPASSPGMDAVTGSQTFANFPNPFRSRSSSQQQQPALSPSNPFHSSTSGGDSSGFVTSPTSVFPPSATFPAPTTQNAFPHEHANKQETNGFASFPAPDSQPKVPCPMSVNPFTGNVYPSRGMSRNPFI, encoded by the exons ATGTCGAACCGAAAACATCGGGACAGCCAAGAGATATGCGCCCGCAAGGTCCGGGAGCTGGCCCAGGCTGGAGTAAACAAACATTGCTTCGAGTGCAGTCAACCCGGGGTGACTTACATCGATATCACCGTGGGCTGCTTCGTGTGCACGTCGTGCTCTGGAATGCT GAGAGGACTCAACCCTCCCCACAGAGTCAAGTCTATCTCCATGACAACCTTCTCCCAACAGGAAGTGGAGTTTCTGCAAAACCATGGCAACGAG gtggggaggaggACCTGGCTGTGTGCCTTTGATCCAAAGACAGAAGGTTGTTTCGACACGAGGGACTCCCAGAAACTGAAGGAGTTCCTCCAGGACAAATACGAGAAGAAGAAATG GCATTTTTCAAAGAACAAGAacaggagggaggtagagggaccCTGGAGCCCGCCTGGGGTACAGGCCTTACCCATCTCTCACGGCCCCACACCCTCCCAGGCCCAGTCCCACGCCATGCCCCCCTCGGCCAGACTGTTACGCACACTG CCTCTCCTCCAGTCCCAGCTCTCGTCCTGGGGGGACAGAGTCCCCGCTATCTCCCCCGCGGACATGAGGGCTGACGTGTTCACTGCCCGTGCTCCCTCGCGCTCCCAGAGCTTCAGAGACCCCCCTATGAAAG actctcTACTGAGTGGTATAGAAAGACAACGCCCAGGCTCTCTTTCCTCGGCGATGGGAACTCATAGCCATGCCCCCTCCTTCCCTGCCCTCCCTCGACCCTCAG GTCGTACAGTGGCCTCCTCGGGGGGCTCAGCCCCCTTCAGGGCCTTCCCTAAGTCTCTGAGTGTGGACTTTGGAGGGCTCAGCCAACCGCACAGTCGCAGTGCCGTCAGCGTCGCCCCCCCAGCCCCcggccccaacacacacacaaaccaccagGACCGCTACGCTGCCCTGTCCCAGCTGAACAGTGTATTCCCTGACACATCACCTGGacctgggactggagctggaccAGGACTTACAG TACCCCCCGGTGGACTCCGCCAGTATAACACGCACTTTGGGAAGCGCCTGTCCTCCAGTTCTACTCCTGCCAG CTCTCCAGGCATGGATGCCGTGACGGGATCCCAAACATTTGCAA ATTTCCCCAACCCGTTCAGGTCCCGTTCCAgctctcagcagcagcagcctgCCCTCTCTCCCAGTAACCCCTTCCACAGCTCCACCTCCGGAG GTGACTCCAGTGGTTTTGTCACCTCTCCCACCTCAGTGTTTCCTCCGTCTGCCACCTTCCCAGCTCCCACTACCCAGAATGCATTTCCTCACGAGCATGCCAACAAACAGGAGACCAACG GTTTTGCCTCTTTCCCTGCGCCGGACTCTCAGCCCAAAGTTCCTTGTCCAATGTCAGTGAACCCATTCACT GGGAATGTTTACCCGAGTAGAGGAATGTCGCGAAACCCTTTCATCTGA
- the LOC115194271 gene encoding arf-GAP domain and FG repeat-containing protein 2 isoform X1 gives MSNRKHRDSQEICARKVRELAQAGVNKHCFECSQPGVTYIDITVGCFVCTSCSGMLRGLNPPHRVKSISMTTFSQQEVEFLQNHGNEVGRRTWLCAFDPKTEGCFDTRDSQKLKEFLQDKYEKKKWHFSKNKNRREVEGPWSPPGVQALPISHGPTPSQAQSHAMPPSARLLRTLPLLQSQLSSWGDRVPAISPADMRADVFTARAPSRSQSFRDPPMKDSLLSGIERQRPGSLSSAMGTHSHAPSFPALPRPSASSTFKNNFTLGRTVASSGGSAPFRAFPKSLSVDFGGLSQPHSRSAVSVAPPAPGPNTHTNHQDRYAALSQLNSVFPDTSPGPGTGAGPGLTVPPGGLRQYNTHFGKRLSSSSTPASSPGMDAVTGSQTFANFPNPFRSRSSSQQQQPALSPSNPFHSSTSGGDSSGFVTSPTSVFPPSATFPAPTTQNAFPHEHANKQETNGFASFPAPDSQPKVPCPMSVNPFTGNVYPSRGMSRNPFI, from the exons ATGTCGAACCGAAAACATCGGGACAGCCAAGAGATATGCGCCCGCAAGGTCCGGGAGCTGGCCCAGGCTGGAGTAAACAAACATTGCTTCGAGTGCAGTCAACCCGGGGTGACTTACATCGATATCACCGTGGGCTGCTTCGTGTGCACGTCGTGCTCTGGAATGCT GAGAGGACTCAACCCTCCCCACAGAGTCAAGTCTATCTCCATGACAACCTTCTCCCAACAGGAAGTGGAGTTTCTGCAAAACCATGGCAACGAG gtggggaggaggACCTGGCTGTGTGCCTTTGATCCAAAGACAGAAGGTTGTTTCGACACGAGGGACTCCCAGAAACTGAAGGAGTTCCTCCAGGACAAATACGAGAAGAAGAAATG GCATTTTTCAAAGAACAAGAacaggagggaggtagagggaccCTGGAGCCCGCCTGGGGTACAGGCCTTACCCATCTCTCACGGCCCCACACCCTCCCAGGCCCAGTCCCACGCCATGCCCCCCTCGGCCAGACTGTTACGCACACTG CCTCTCCTCCAGTCCCAGCTCTCGTCCTGGGGGGACAGAGTCCCCGCTATCTCCCCCGCGGACATGAGGGCTGACGTGTTCACTGCCCGTGCTCCCTCGCGCTCCCAGAGCTTCAGAGACCCCCCTATGAAAG actctcTACTGAGTGGTATAGAAAGACAACGCCCAGGCTCTCTTTCCTCGGCGATGGGAACTCATAGCCATGCCCCCTCCTTCCCTGCCCTCCCTCGACCCTCAG CCAGTAGCACTTTCAAAAACAACTTCACTTTAG GTCGTACAGTGGCCTCCTCGGGGGGCTCAGCCCCCTTCAGGGCCTTCCCTAAGTCTCTGAGTGTGGACTTTGGAGGGCTCAGCCAACCGCACAGTCGCAGTGCCGTCAGCGTCGCCCCCCCAGCCCCcggccccaacacacacacaaaccaccagGACCGCTACGCTGCCCTGTCCCAGCTGAACAGTGTATTCCCTGACACATCACCTGGacctgggactggagctggaccAGGACTTACAG TACCCCCCGGTGGACTCCGCCAGTATAACACGCACTTTGGGAAGCGCCTGTCCTCCAGTTCTACTCCTGCCAG CTCTCCAGGCATGGATGCCGTGACGGGATCCCAAACATTTGCAA ATTTCCCCAACCCGTTCAGGTCCCGTTCCAgctctcagcagcagcagcctgCCCTCTCTCCCAGTAACCCCTTCCACAGCTCCACCTCCGGAG GTGACTCCAGTGGTTTTGTCACCTCTCCCACCTCAGTGTTTCCTCCGTCTGCCACCTTCCCAGCTCCCACTACCCAGAATGCATTTCCTCACGAGCATGCCAACAAACAGGAGACCAACG GTTTTGCCTCTTTCCCTGCGCCGGACTCTCAGCCCAAAGTTCCTTGTCCAATGTCAGTGAACCCATTCACT GGGAATGTTTACCCGAGTAGAGGAATGTCGCGAAACCCTTTCATCTGA
- the LOC115194271 gene encoding arf-GAP domain and FG repeat-containing protein 1 isoform X3, producing the protein MTTFSQQEVEFLQNHGNEVGRRTWLCAFDPKTEGCFDTRDSQKLKEFLQDKYEKKKWHFSKNKNRREVEGPWSPPGVQALPISHGPTPSQAQSHAMPPSARLLRTLPLLQSQLSSWGDRVPAISPADMRADVFTARAPSRSQSFRDPPMKDSLLSGIERQRPGSLSSAMGTHSHAPSFPALPRPSASSTFKNNFTLGRTVASSGGSAPFRAFPKSLSVDFGGLSQPHSRSAVSVAPPAPGPNTHTNHQDRYAALSQLNSVFPDTSPGPGTGAGPGLTVPPGGLRQYNTHFGKRLSSSSTPASSPGMDAVTGSQTFANFPNPFRSRSSSQQQQPALSPSNPFHSSTSGGDSSGFVTSPTSVFPPSATFPAPTTQNAFPHEHANKQETNGFASFPAPDSQPKVPCPMSVNPFTGNVYPSRGMSRNPFI; encoded by the exons ATGACAACCTTCTCCCAACAGGAAGTGGAGTTTCTGCAAAACCATGGCAACGAG gtggggaggaggACCTGGCTGTGTGCCTTTGATCCAAAGACAGAAGGTTGTTTCGACACGAGGGACTCCCAGAAACTGAAGGAGTTCCTCCAGGACAAATACGAGAAGAAGAAATG GCATTTTTCAAAGAACAAGAacaggagggaggtagagggaccCTGGAGCCCGCCTGGGGTACAGGCCTTACCCATCTCTCACGGCCCCACACCCTCCCAGGCCCAGTCCCACGCCATGCCCCCCTCGGCCAGACTGTTACGCACACTG CCTCTCCTCCAGTCCCAGCTCTCGTCCTGGGGGGACAGAGTCCCCGCTATCTCCCCCGCGGACATGAGGGCTGACGTGTTCACTGCCCGTGCTCCCTCGCGCTCCCAGAGCTTCAGAGACCCCCCTATGAAAG actctcTACTGAGTGGTATAGAAAGACAACGCCCAGGCTCTCTTTCCTCGGCGATGGGAACTCATAGCCATGCCCCCTCCTTCCCTGCCCTCCCTCGACCCTCAG CCAGTAGCACTTTCAAAAACAACTTCACTTTAG GTCGTACAGTGGCCTCCTCGGGGGGCTCAGCCCCCTTCAGGGCCTTCCCTAAGTCTCTGAGTGTGGACTTTGGAGGGCTCAGCCAACCGCACAGTCGCAGTGCCGTCAGCGTCGCCCCCCCAGCCCCcggccccaacacacacacaaaccaccagGACCGCTACGCTGCCCTGTCCCAGCTGAACAGTGTATTCCCTGACACATCACCTGGacctgggactggagctggaccAGGACTTACAG TACCCCCCGGTGGACTCCGCCAGTATAACACGCACTTTGGGAAGCGCCTGTCCTCCAGTTCTACTCCTGCCAG CTCTCCAGGCATGGATGCCGTGACGGGATCCCAAACATTTGCAA ATTTCCCCAACCCGTTCAGGTCCCGTTCCAgctctcagcagcagcagcctgCCCTCTCTCCCAGTAACCCCTTCCACAGCTCCACCTCCGGAG GTGACTCCAGTGGTTTTGTCACCTCTCCCACCTCAGTGTTTCCTCCGTCTGCCACCTTCCCAGCTCCCACTACCCAGAATGCATTTCCTCACGAGCATGCCAACAAACAGGAGACCAACG GTTTTGCCTCTTTCCCTGCGCCGGACTCTCAGCCCAAAGTTCCTTGTCCAATGTCAGTGAACCCATTCACT GGGAATGTTTACCCGAGTAGAGGAATGTCGCGAAACCCTTTCATCTGA